A single Malaclemys terrapin pileata isolate rMalTer1 chromosome 3, rMalTer1.hap1, whole genome shotgun sequence DNA region contains:
- the SELENOI gene encoding ethanolaminephosphotransferase 1: MAGYEYVSPEQLAGFDKYKYSAVDSNPLSLYVMHPFWNTIVKIFPTWLAPNLITFSGFLLLVFNFFLMAYFDPDFYASAPDHVHVPNRVWVMVGLLNFVAYTLDGVDGKQARRTNSSTPLGELFDHGLDSWACMFFVVTVYSTFGRGSNGVSVFVLYLLLWVVLFSFILSHWEKYNTGILFLPWGYDISQVTISVVYIVTAIVGVEAWYAPFLFNFLYRDLFTAMIIGCALTVTVPMSLINFYKAYKSNTLKHRSVYEIMLPFFSPALLFILCMTWIFMSPSDILEVHPRLFYFMVGTAFANISCQLIVCQMSSTRCQPLNWMLLPLALVIFVVISGVAAHWENLLLYLLTALITLAHIHYGVGVVSQLSKHFNIRPFSLKKPSTDULEGEEEKISLQSAQVL; this comes from the exons TACAGTGCGGTGGACAGCAATCCCCTCTCTCTCTACGTTATGCACCCGTTCTGGAATACTATCGTGAAG ATTTTCCCTACCTGGTTGGCTCCAAATCTGATAACATTTTCTGGCTTCCTGTTGCTTGTCTTCAACTTCTTCCTCATGGCATACTTTGACCCTGATTTTTATGCTTCCG CACCTGATCATGTTCATGTTCCAAATCGAGTGTGGGTCATGGTGGGTCTCCTCAACTTCGTGGCATATACACTTG ATGGTGTTGATGGGAAGCAAGCGCGCCGAACAAACTCCAGCACTCCCTTGGGGGAGCTCTTTGACCATGGCCTGGACAGCTGGGCCTGCATGTTCTTCGTAGTGACCGTTTACTCCACCTTTGGGCGGGGATCCAATGGTGTCAGCGTCTTCGTTCTCTATCTGCTCTTATGGgtggttttgttttccttcatCCTCTCCCATTGGGAGAAATATAACACAGGGATTCTCTTCCTGCCCTGGGGCTATGACATCAGCCAGGTG ACCATTTCAGTTGTCTACATAGTGACAGCGATTGTGGGAGTTGAGGCCTGGTATGCACCTTTCCTGTTTAATTTCTTATATAGAGACCTATTCACTGCAATGATTATTG GGTGTGCACTCACAGTGACTGTGCCCATGAGCCTGATTAACTTTTACAA GGCCTATAAAAGTAACACTCTGAAGCACAGGTCAGTGTATGAAATCATGCTGCCGTTCTTCTCGCCAGCATTGCTGTTCATTCTGTGCATGACCTGGATCTTCATGTCGCCGTCAGACATCCTGGAGGTCCACCCCAGGCTCTTCTACTTCATGGTTGGAACAGCCTTCGCCAACATTTCA TGCCAGCTGATCGTGTGTCAGATGAGTAGTACCCGGTGCCAGCCTCTCAACTGGATGCTGCTGCCATTAGCCCTGGTCATCTTTGTGGTGATCTCTGGAGTCGCAGCACACTGGGAAAATCTTCTCCTATACCTACTGACGGCTCTCATTACCCTGGCGCACATCCACTACGGAGTAGGAGTG gtaAGCCAGCTGAGCAAACATTTCAACATCCGGCCTTTCTCGCTAAAGAAGCCCAGTACAGATTGACTagaaggggaagaagagaaaatCAGCCTGCAGTCTGCACAAGTACTGTAA